The following are from one region of the Nicotiana tabacum cultivar K326 chromosome 3, ASM71507v2, whole genome shotgun sequence genome:
- the LOC142179446 gene encoding uncharacterized protein LOC142179446, translating to MSQSSKEKDPAWQYGERTNEKNINVVCKFCNKITTGGIYRFKYHLISGDRNVTSCPKCPPEVREEIKNFVEKKKEQKNQMVHQPMVANLDDDDDIEELSLPTKRGRDGSSHGSSTKGPMDCYFSKKPGAKGGGKDVQKIAKDILRDRAVRAFARWVYDAGLPFNCVNYDTFGDFIEAVGQYGPGMKPPTYHEIRGPYLNKEVEETNKIVEEHKVVWNKYGCSIMMDKWTARTGKMIINVLVNSPRGSLFLESIDASDSSTDHIKMFTLFQNTIEKIGPSKVVQVVTDNASENKKAGGMIEGAYKNVYWTPCAAHCINLMFGDIFREKPFSTVFGQGVRLHSYISQRPLLLNMMRRFTMQKNLVKPGKTRFATAFLTLHSIHCQKNNLRKMVTSEEWSKSKFAKESAGKEVARIILSYSFWNNVLHALKIGGPLVKVLRLVDGEQKPSMGYLYEAMDRAKETIQASFSDEQKYAKVFQIIDARWDEQLHRPLHAAGLILNPSLFYEQHEKNSLAKEVWTGFHQVVIKLNPDEDLQEKIVDQLAIYKAAEGLFKLRLAIKQRTTKSPVEWWDQYGVETPELQAFAIKVLSLTCSSSGCERNWSVFEHIHTKKRNRLTLKHLHNLVFIKYNRALRRRYNHRNIIDPILLDNIDEANEWLTGVPENCEGEEVFEGDSDFTWGDVAVGSGVGEDPYGLRRYTPSSSSIRKGKSVATTSRSLSLIDEDESDHEEEGEEEDDEQYEDNRGIQDFDNLEEEEEEE from the exons ATGTCTCAAAGTTCGAAAGAGAAAGACCCGGCTTGGCAATATGGCGAGAGAACTAATGAGAAGAATATAAATGTTGTATGCAAGTTTTGCAACAAGATTACAACGGGTGGCATTTATCGCTTTAAATACCATCTAATTAGTGGCGATAGAAACGTCACAAGTTGTCCGAAATGTCCACCGGAGGTGAGGGAAGAAATAAAGAATTTTgttgagaagaagaaggagcaaaAAAATCAAATGGTTCATCAACCAATGGTGGCCaatcttgatgatgatgatgatattgaagAATTGTCACTTCCAACAAAACGGGGAAGAGATGGGTCAAGCCATGGATCATCGACTAAAGGTCCTATGGATTGCTACTTCTCAAAGAAGCCGGGAGCAAAGGGCGGTGGAAAAGATGTACAAAAAATTGCTAAAGACATTTTGAGGGATCGTGCGGTTAGAGCTTTTGCACGATGGGTCTATGATGCCGGGCTCCCCTTCAATTGTGTCAACTATGACACTTTTGGAGACTTTATTGAGGCCGTTGGTCAATACGGACCTGGAATGAAGCCTCCCACTTACCATGAAATAAGAGGTCCTTATCTAAATAAGGAAGTGGAGGAGACTAATAAAATTGTTGAGGAGCATAAAGTTGTGTGGAACAAGTACGGCTGTTCCATTATGATGGATAAGTGGACGGCAAGAACGGGGAAAATGATTATTAATGTGTTGGTGAATTCTCCCCGGGGAAGCTTGTTTCTTGAGTCCATTGATGCTAGTGACTCATCCACTGACCACATCAAAATGTTCACCTTGTTTCAGAATACCATCGAAAAGATTGGTCCAAGCAAAGTTGTTCAAGTGGTCACTGATAATGCAAGTGAAAATAAGAAAGCAGGTGGCATGATTGAAGGAGCGTACAAGAATGTCTATTGGACTCCATGTGCGGCTCATTGTATCAACTTGATGTTCGGGGACATTTTCAGGGAAAAACCCTTCTCTACAGTTTTTGGCCAGGGCGTTAGGTTACATTCTTATATTTCTCAGCGGCCCTTGTTATTGAATATGATGAGAAGATTCACCATGcaaaaaaatttggtgaaaccgGGCAAGACAAGGTTCGCCACTGCTTTCTTGACTCTGCATAGTATCCACTGTCAAAAAAACAATTTGAGAAAGATGGTCACTTCAGAGGAATGGAGCAAGAGTAAATTTGCAAAGGAAAGTGCGGGGAAAGAGGTTGCACGCAttattctttcttattctttttggAATAATGTCCTTCATGCTCTTAAAATTGGTGGCCCTTTGGTTAAAGTACTCCGTTTGGTGGATGGAGAGCAAAAACCATCAATGGGCTACCTCTATGAAGCTATGGATAGGGCCAAGGAGACTATTCAAGCATCATTCAGTGATGAGCAGAAATATGCAAAGGTCTTTCAGATCATTGATGCAAGATGGGATGAGCAACTTCATAGACCTTTGCATGCAGCTGGACTTATTCTGAACCCATCACTCTTTTATGAGCAGCATGAGAAGAATTCATTGGCTAAAGAAGTGTGGACAGGATTCCATCAGGTTGTTATCAAGTTGAACCCAGATGAAGACTTGCAAGAAAAGATAGTAGATCAACTTGCTATTTACAAGGCAGCTGAAGGACTTTTTAAGCTCCGACTTGCTATTAAACAAAGAACGACGAAGTCGCCAG TTGAATGGTGGGACCAATATGGTGTAGAGACTCCGGAGCTACAGGCTTTCGCCATCAAAGTTCTAAGTTTAACTTGTAGCTCATCTGGATGTGAAAGGAACTGGAGTGTTTTTGAACAC ATTCATACAAAGAAAAGGAATCGACTAACCTTGAAGCACCTCCATAATCTAGTGTTCATAAAATACAATAGAGCATTGAGGCGTCGCTACAACCACCGCAATATAATTGATCCAATTCTTTTGGACAATATTGATGAGGCTAATGAGTGGCTAACCGGAGTCCCCGAAAATTGCGAAGGTGAAGAAGTATTTGAAGGCGACTCCGATTTCACTTGGGGTGATGTTGCGGTTGGTAGTGGAGTTGGTGAAGATCCTTATGGTTTAAGGAGATATACTCCAAGTTCAAGCTCTATTAGGAAGGGAAAAAGTGTGGCTACTACAAGTCGATCTCTATCCCTAATTGATGAAGATGAAAGTGATCATGAAGAggagggggaagaagaagatgacgagCAATATGAAGATAATAGAGGAATTCAAGATTTTGacaatcttgaagaagaagaagaagaagagtag